In a single window of the Drosophila miranda strain MSH22 chromosome XL, D.miranda_PacBio2.1, whole genome shotgun sequence genome:
- the LOC108163921 gene encoding uncharacterized protein LOC108163921 — MSLFPAYGGPKPPSAVKETTTEGTTQAATFSDGYKPTTEGWKNNKSFDLQNHAIAAEKNTSHSSPLDTSSEDEDTSREGSPQPPEQKETIPLRRLEFDASDGFYVDKQNNPSYLTIKSLARLSRPRYKLKLGRLRDASQNFHWIVHRRKVDWKSCRYGKNVAKECKVSPEEIDDLQTELNECRVLVAMEPQQLEHWIRQHKLLGRNPDRANRLAVSEQQLHSLKLALEQHTSNEELLQLYIETASATYPASQVALLIEQLLERNPFEYTLWTALIMATQGTMARCNANDVLRIYENSMRRMHLGHTDTTKKFDTLDTDPIILKLFHNCALFLRQMGHSNRMFAMLKMALEMNVMGLEVDCLVADAERENTLIEFEEVVLESGMPLPEIWTRVELLRQAYCYLPYPALGGNSGIDEGIDTERLVFSADVCSYVYPLKSQTNRLHLYLLIVQVTKIPVVRSHCLADRLCTRIKQIGESEAIEMMLAVLADRHTYTSSVKHTGNFSVAMLNLAREMSVTPSFMPHFLGSDLYEDTVSGLLLKCSEAFAHEENSRRIFILLWFRFKRLLLVIRKLMKKLTEAYLKEVRHRIRQLLRLEENRHVARFFTELAMFEFEALDWNSDPSPAFNVFQHVVAWQRSSNESLANPDLMHVYVIYAEMLISRNHRKKALEMLICVCLQKHAPIDPEDSADKSAALQNSMNVIQTELELLIAAPPNMALEEFFTSNKLLLGLRCHCLTLCLLSRADEADQLLHALLKDQFSRDKALTSERHRFMREQLLELYMVVLQVPSSMVGKDSTEPTTVRSSRQLVQLVEQGLEEFPRNMALLGRWANFDKLPWYKQRARFIRTKGGILSVLHLVLAARCRYVLSLKQSEDAAVGQEVPHLNVAFEIAARNRVIHVFETFLPTNVNRSEIEAEQYQILRRNSLYWRCYLRCLSDKYTSFDRSKEVLLTALDECPWDKALYMDGAMYVPQELGHLQDVMIEKQLRIYAMIEELDILRDS; from the exons ATGTCACTGTTTCCTGCCTATGGCGGACCAAAGCCGCCTTCAGCCGTTAAAGAAACAACGACTGAAGGAACCACACAGGCAGCTACATTCTCAGACGGATATAAACCCACAACGGAGGGCtggaaaaacaacaaaagtttCGATCTGCAGAACCATGCGATAGCTGCTGAAAAAAACACATCGCACAGCTCACCATTAGATACCTCCAGCGAGGATGAGGACACTTCGAGAGAGGGCAGCCCACAGCCGCCGGAACAGAAAGAAACGATTCCCTTACGTCGCTTGGAGTTCGATGCCAGCGATGGCTTCTATGTGGACAAGCAGAACAATCCCAGCTACCTGACGATCAAGAGCCTGGCTCGTCTCTCCCGTCCCCGCTACAAATTAAAGCTTGGTCGGCTTAGGGATGCAAGTCAGAACTTTCATTGGATTGTACACCGCCGGAAGGTCGATTGGAAGAGCTGCCGCTATGGCAAAAATGTCGCGAAAGAGTGCAAAGTGTCGCCGGAGGAGATTGACGATTTGCAGACGGAGCTTAATGAGTGCAGGGTGCTGGTTGCCATGGAACCCCAACAATTGGAGCACTGGATACGGCAGCACAAGCTCCTGGGCCGTAATCCGGATAGGGCCAATCGTCTGGCCGTCtccgagcagcagctgcattCGCTGAAACTAGCCCTCGAGCAGCATACCTCTAACGAGGAGCTTCTCCAGCTGTACATCGAGACGGCCTCTGCCACCTATCCGGCCAGTCAG GTCGCTCTGTTAATTGAGCAATTGCTCGAACGAAATCCCTTCGAGTACACACTGTGGACGGCCCTGATCATGGCCACCCAGGGTACCATGGCCAGATGCAATGCTAATGATGTTTTGCGCATCTACGAAAACAGCATGCGACGCATGCACCTTGGCCATACGGATACCACCAAAAAGTTTGACACCCTCGACACAGACCCCATAATTCTCAAATTGTTTCACAACTGTGCACTCTTCCTGCGCCAGATGGGCCACAGCAACCGGATGTTCGCCATGCTCAAGATGGCTCTGGAAATGAATGTGATGGGGCTGGAGGTGGACTGCCTGGTTGCAGATGCGGAACGCGAGAATACACTTATTGAGTTCGAGGAGGTGGTGCTGGAGTCGGGCATGCCGCTCCCGGAGATATGGACACGCGTAGAGCTGCTCCGTCAGGCGTACTGCTATCTGCCCTACCCTGCCCTGGGGGGTAACTCCGGAATAGATGAAGGGATCGATACGGAGCGCCTAGTGTTTAGCGCAGATGTCTGCTCCTATGTCTACCCGCTGAAGTCGCAAACCAATCGCCTGCATCTATATTTGCTGATCGTGCAGGTGACCAAGATTCCCGTCGTGCGCAGCCACTGTCTTGCTGATCGCTTGTGCACGCGGATCAAGCAGATTGGCGAGTCAGAAGCGATCGAGATGATGCTGGCCGTACTGGCGGATCGTCACACATACACCTCTTCCGTCAAGCATACCGGTAACTTCTCGGTGGCCATGCTCAACCTGGCTCGAGAAATGAGTGTAACGCCCAGCTTTATGCCGCACTTCTTAGGCAGCGACCTCTACGAGGATACCGTCTCCGGCCTGCTTCTCAAGTGTAGCGAGGCCTTTGCCCATGAGGAGAACTCACGTAGGATTTTTATTCTGCTCTGGTTCCGGTTTAAGCGGCTTCTCTTGGTCATTCGCAAACTCATGAAAAAGCTAACCGAAGCGTACCTGAAGGAGGTCCGACACCGCATCCGACAGCTGCTGCGCCTGGAGGAGAATCGTCACGTGGCCCGTTTCTTCACGGAGCTGGCCATGTTCGAGTTCGAGGCCCTGGACTGGAACAGCGATCCGTCGCCAGCGTTTAACGTGTTCCAACACGTAGTCGCCTGGCAAAGGAGCTCCAATGAGAGTCTCGCCAATCCAGATCTCATGCACGTCTACGTCATCTACGCCGAGATGCTTATCTCGCGCAATCATCGTAAGAAAGCCCTCGAAATGCTCATATGCGTATGCCTGCAAAAGCATGCACCTATTGATCCGGAAGACAGTGCTGATAAGTCCGCGGCCCTTCAGAACAGCATGAATGTAATCCAGACGGAGCTTGAACTACTCATCGCCGCGCCCCCGAATATGGCACTGGAGGAGTTCTTTACGTCCAATAAGCTTCTGCTCGGGCTGCGCTGCCACTGCCTAACCCTGTGCTTGTTGAGCCGTGCCGACGAAGCTGATCAACTCCTTCACGCTCTTCTAAAGGACCAGTTCAGCCGAGACAAAGCCCTGACCAGCGAGCGACATCGGTTCATGCGAGAGCAGCTGCTGGAGTTGTACATGGTAGTTCTGCAGGTTCCAAGCTCTATGGTAGGCAAAGACTCCACGGAGCCAACAACTGTAAGAAGCAGCAGGCAACTAGTGCAGTTGGTGGAGCAAGGATTGGAAGAGTTCCCGCGCAACATGGCCCTGCTCGGACGCTGGGCAAACTTTGACAAGCTGCCCTGGTACAAGCAGCGAGCCCGCTTTATACGCACCAAGGGCGGCATCTTGTCCGTTCTCCATCTGGTGTTGGCTGCACGTTGCCGCTATGTTCTTAGCTTGAAGCAATCTGAGGATGCTGCCGTGGGTCAGGAGGTGCCTCATCTTAATGTCGCCTTCGAGATAGCGGCACGGAATCGGGTGATTCACGTGTTCGAGACTTTTCTACCGACGAATGTGAATCGATCGGAGATCGAAGCCGAGCAGTACCAGATCCTCAGGCGGAACTCACTCTACTGGCGCTGCTACCTCCGCTGTCTTTCCGACAAGTACACCAGCTTTGATCGGAGCAAAGAGGTCCTCCTCACCGCCCTAGACGAGTGCCCATGGGACAAGGCCCTCTACATGGATGGGGCCATGTATGTTCCACAGGAGCTGGGACACCTGCAGGATGTAATGATCGAGAAGCAGCTGCGCATATACGCCATGATTGAGGAGCTGGACATTTTAAGAGACTCTTAG